The genomic interval GAGAGCCAAGACCAGGTGAAACGAACCCTACCCCCCAGCGCGACCTCCACCATCTGTAACTATGTAGATGAAGTGGTGACTCGTGTGAGCGGCTTTACCAGCGTCGATACGGCAAATGCCTGGGCAAAGTATCTATCAGAGACAACCGGATTATCTGCCTTTGTCGCTCGCCCCTCCGCAGGCGCGGCAAACCAAGAAGCGTCTGCCCCTCCGCCTCAGGTCGCAGTTCCCCCCATCTCTGCGCCTCAGACAACCGTTCCCCCTGCCTCCGTGCCCCAATCAACTAAACCGTCTGCCCTACCGTCCAAACCTTCCCAAACCGCAGCAACTTCTCCCCGTAACCCACTTGCCTACAATCCCAAACCCCTGGGAGAGGGGTACGCCGTTCTGGTGAACTACTTTAATCGCCCCGATTTAGCAACCCAGATTCAGCAGTTATTAGGGAAAGAAATTGGGCTTGTTTCCTACGGTCAACGTCCCTATTTATTAGCGGTTCATACCAGTGACCCCAGTCAGGCTCAAACAACCCTGCAAAAGTTAACCGATCGGGGCTTTTGGGCAGTCGTCGTAGACAGTCGTCAGGTGATTTTGCTGCGTCAGACAATCAACGTCAAACAGTAGATACAGCAGGTGTCAGATATCAGAGAAAAAATCGCGGTTCTTGATTGAAAACCACACTCAGTCCGACACGATCGCTCAGAACTCCGACTTCTTTGGAGGGGCGATC from Kovacikia minuta CCNUW1 carries:
- a CDS encoding superantigen-like protein SSL4, producing MDTMMRRVPVLFYTTLLAVASLPFAASVAAQIPTIPPDSDRPAPAQPTYPACQPPNPGEYLLLVVSKTPESQDQVKRTLPPSATSTICNYVDEVVTRVSGFTSVDTANAWAKYLSETTGLSAFVARPSAGAANQEASAPPPQVAVPPISAPQTTVPPASVPQSTKPSALPSKPSQTAATSPRNPLAYNPKPLGEGYAVLVNYFNRPDLATQIQQLLGKEIGLVSYGQRPYLLAVHTSDPSQAQTTLQKLTDRGFWAVVVDSRQVILLRQTINVKQ